The sequence CGCTCCGCGCTTCGCGCGCGGCAGAAGGACGCCTGGCTGGACATGCACACCGTCTACCCCGGCGTGGACCGACTGCTGCGCCGTCACCAGGGCAGGGGCACCTCGATCGTGACGGCCAAGGACGCGGCGAGCGTGTGGGAGATCCTGGCCCACCACCAGTTGGAGAACACCGTGGTGCAGGTCGTCGGCGAGTGCTCCGACAAACGCGCGGCCGTACGGGAGATCGCCCTCAGCGACGGACTCCCGTCCTCCGCCGTGACGTTCATCGACGACCACATCACCAACGCCCTGGCCGTCCGCGACACCGGCGCCACCAGCCTGTGGGCCTGGTGGGGCTACCACACGCCCGACCACGTCGAGCAGGCCATCAGCCGCAGGCAGCGCCGCGTGTACCTGCCCGAACTGACCACCCTGACCGCCTGATCCCCGTAACCAGAAGGACATTCGCCATGCCCAAGGTACTGTTCGCACTCACCTCGCACGGCCAGCTGGGCGACACCGGTCGCAACACCGGCTTCTACGTGCCCGAGGTCGCCCACCCGGCCCGGGTCTTCCAGGACGCCGGCTGGGACATCGCCTTCGTCTCCGTCGCCGGCGGGAAGCCGCCACGCGACGGGATCAAGCCCGGTGACACCGTGACCGCGGAGTTCCTGGAGGCCAACGGCGACGCCCTGTCCGACACTCCGTCGGCCGACGCGCTCAGCGCCCGCGACTACCAGGCCGTCTACTTCGCCGGCGGCCACGGCACCATGTGGGACTTCCCCCACGCGACCGTCCTCACCCGGCTCGCCGCGGAGATCTACGAGCACGGCGGGATCGTCGGCGCCGTCTGCCACGGGCCGGCCGGCCTGGTCAACCTCACCCTCTCGGACGGCTCCCACCTGGTGGAGGGCAAGCAGGTCTCGGCGTTCACCAACGAGGAGGAGGAGGCCGTCGGCCTGACCGGTGTCGTTCCGTTCGCGCTGGAATCGGCCCTGGTCGACAAGGGCGCGAAGTTCACCAAGACGGACAACTTCGCCGAGCACGCCGTCGCCGACGGTCGGCTCGTCACCGGGCAGAACCCGGCCAGCGCGGCCAAGGTGGCTGAGCTGATCATCGAGCAGTTCGGCGCCTGACCGCATCCGAACCCACCGGCAGGCGGAGACCTGCGCCCCGTCGTGACGGCCGGGGCGCGCGGGTCCCGCCTGCCGGTGTCATTTCCGCGCCCGCTTCCCGGCTCCGGTTCCGCCCCCGCGGCTCCGCGACCGAGCCTCCTGAAGCCCTCCGAACCACGTCATCAGGATCTCTGATAACGATTGATACCGCCCAGAATAATTGCTTTTATCGAATAGCACTCAGAACGAAGGTGAAACACATGCATGTCGCCGTGGACATTGCACGCATCAGCATGATTGGTCATTCCGTCGCAGAGGGGTCGGACACGTGCAACTGGGTTGGCTGCAGACGTTTATCGCTGTTTACCATACCGGCTCCTTCACAAAGGCGGCACAGAAGCTCGGAATCACCCAGCCGGCCGTGACGCAGCATATCCGGGGACTGGAAAGCAAGTTCGGCAAACCGCTTTTCGACCGCACCCCGCAGGGCGCCGTACCCACCTCCGAGGGAACGGCCCTGGCCTACGAGGTGCAGGCCCCCATGGCCAACCTCAACGCGGCCATCTGCCGGCACTTCGACACCAGCCCCAGCAGCAGACCGGTACGCCTCGGCGGCCCCGCCGAACTGGTGACCGCGAGGCTCATGGCCTCGATCAGCGAACTCATCGCGTCCGGCCTGGACATCCGGATCAGCTTCCGGGAAGCGCCCGACCTCCTCGAAGACCTCAGGACCGGCCACATGGACATGGTCGTCTCCACCGTCCAGCCGCGGATGCGCGGGGTGGACTCGGT comes from Streptomyces sp. NBC_00448 and encodes:
- a CDS encoding HAD family hydrolase: MLILDFDGVIADAFTECALVTYYADHDPDTVADKPIDELVAALPAGFLARFRTVRGYARLLGDFMAARETAAESIRGVEDYDRLLTGIPPTKSAGLVRGATAVRSALRARQKDAWLDMHTVYPGVDRLLRRHQGRGTSIVTAKDAASVWEILAHHQLENTVVQVVGECSDKRAAVREIALSDGLPSSAVTFIDDHITNALAVRDTGATSLWAWWGYHTPDHVEQAISRRQRRVYLPELTTLTA
- a CDS encoding type 1 glutamine amidotransferase domain-containing protein: MPKVLFALTSHGQLGDTGRNTGFYVPEVAHPARVFQDAGWDIAFVSVAGGKPPRDGIKPGDTVTAEFLEANGDALSDTPSADALSARDYQAVYFAGGHGTMWDFPHATVLTRLAAEIYEHGGIVGAVCHGPAGLVNLTLSDGSHLVEGKQVSAFTNEEEEAVGLTGVVPFALESALVDKGAKFTKTDNFAEHAVADGRLVTGQNPASAAKVAELIIEQFGA